A segment of the Mangrovimonas sp. YM274 genome:
TGGGCATGATGTTGGCTAAAGTGTCCATAGGGAACATGTTGTATAAACTCTCCAAGTCCCGGGTTTTTTCCTTTTCCATCTGTTTGCTGGCCAGTTTGGTTTCTAGGTCCATGATGGTCTCGGAGGCTTCTTTTCCGTTGGTTAGCCCTGCTAGTTCAAACATTTTGGCAATATGGGCTACATATTTGGTTCTAATTTCTTTGGAGCGGGTATCGTTGCTAAGGTAATACTCACGATCAGGGAGGCCTAAACCCGATTGCCCAGTGTAAACCGTGTAAATGGTAGGGTTTTTTAAATCCTGATATACGAAAAGGCCTATGGGAACACTAATGCCGTATTTGTTGGCATAGGCAAAATAGGTGGCCAATTCGTCATAGTTGGTGATGGCGTCTACTTTATCAAATTCGCTTTGCAGTGGAGCGATGCCCAAATTGTTTCGGTTGTCCATATCCATATAGGATTTGTAAAGGTCGCCTACTTTTTGCTCGTCCGATCCCAAGGTAAAGCCATTGTTGGCCGATTCTTCAATGATAGTTTTCACGTTTTCCTCGGCTTCCTCATGAACAATATAGCCAATGCCATAGGAGGATTTATCGGCGGGAATTTCGGTGTTTTTAATCCAATTGCCGTTGACATAGTTCATGAAGTCATCTCCCGGTTTTACGGAAGTATCCATGTATTCTTTTAAAACTCCTGATTTTAGTGGCTCTGACGTTGTTGCCGTTTCTTTGACTTCGGTTTTGCAGCTGGTTATCAATAGGAAGGAGGCAAGGATTGTAAATGAGTGGATGATTTTTGATTTCATACGTCACATTTTAGGTTGGACAATTTTTTTAGAAACCAAACAATGTAGTGTTTTGTAGTTCAGGGGTTTAAATATAGGGTTTTTTGTGGATGTTTGAATGGAGAGTAGCTGTAAATGTTATGGTTATATACAAGTTACAGCTTTATGCGGGTTTCATTTTTAATTTGTCTGATTACAAAAGAACTTTGAACATGTGAAATGATATCCAAACGCGACATGTTGCGTAGGATGAGATCCTCGTAGGCCTTCATGTCTTTTAATAGAATTTTTAATAATAGGTCGTAATTACCGGCAATATAGGACACTTCCAATACATCGTCCAATGAATCTATATAAGCCTCAAATTTTTCAAAATCGGCTTCTTGATGTTTGGCCAAGGTAACTTGACAATACACAATAAGGTTTTTTTCGGCTAGTTCAGGATCAATTATGGCAACATATTTTTGGATCAATCCGCTGGCTTCAATCTTTTTCAATCGCTCATGAACCGGTGTAATCGATAGATTTACCTTTTCAGCGAGTTGTTTTATGGACTGTTTACTGTCGTTTTGTAATTCGTTTATAAGCATTCGGTCAATGTCATCAAGGCGTATCATGGAATATATTTTTATAGAGGGCTTCGATTTAAATAAAATTAGGCAGTAAATTCTTTTTGTGAGCCCATTTGTAGTATAATATACTGATTTTTTGGATTATAGTGTAAATAATTGCTTTATAATTATCTTTGTATCAGAAAATTATGGTTATGAATAGAATAGATGATGAGTTGCAAAGAATATCCAATAATACCAACAAATTTTTGGGGTATCCCTTGGCGAAGGACTTTTCCTTTCAGGAGTTTGCGCCTTTTTTGGATGTGTGTTTAAACAATGTTGGGGACCCTGAGTCGCCTTCTACTTTAGCAATTGATACCAAGGATATTGAAAAGGAATGTATTGCCTTTTTTGCAGACATCCTTTCCTCCAACATGGAAGATGTTTGGGGGTATATTACCAATGGTGGAACCGAAGGAAATTTATACGGTTTGTATTTGGCTAGAGAGCGTTTTCCCAGTGCCGTGGTATATTATAGTGAGTCTACGCATT
Coding sequences within it:
- a CDS encoding Lrp/AsnC family transcriptional regulator, with the protein product MIRLDDIDRMLINELQNDSKQSIKQLAEKVNLSITPVHERLKKIEASGLIQKYVAIIDPELAEKNLIVYCQVTLAKHQEADFEKFEAYIDSLDDVLEVSYIAGNYDLLLKILLKDMKAYEDLILRNMSRLDIISHVQSSFVIRQIKNETRIKL